One part of the Arabidopsis thaliana chromosome 4, partial sequence genome encodes these proteins:
- a CDS encoding Spc97/Spc98 family of spindle pole body (SBP) component (FUNCTIONS IN: molecular_function unknown; INVOLVED IN: microtubule cytoskeleton organization; LOCATED IN: spindle pole, microtubule organizing center; EXPRESSED IN: cotyledon; CONTAINS InterPro DOMAIN/s: Spc97/Spc98 (InterPro:IPR007259); BEST Arabidopsis thaliana protein match is: Spc97 / Spc98 family of spindle pole body (SBP) component (TAIR:AT1G80245.3); Has 27 Blast hits to 27 proteins in 8 species: Archae - 0; Bacteria - 0; Metazoa - 0; Fungi - 0; Plants - 27; Viruses - 0; Other Eukaryotes - 0 (source: NCBI BLink).) produces the protein MEELSQILKNNRTDDLTWFCSLSESELDLLISLKKLVIRRAKVSGLEDLVADKFDLKMLRSLGLVLMEYVRKRVEDDTSLAPSVVQELSLLDSCNLLKTHVDDTVDIEEILTDICNKKSKKKTRKRSR, from the exons ATGGAGGAATTAAGCCAAATCTTGAAGAACAATAGGACCGATGATCTCACTTGGTTTTGCTCTCTCTCAGAATCTGAACTG GATTTGCTCATCAGCTTAAAAAAGCTAGTCATTCGACGTGCCAAAGTAAGTGGTCTCGAAGATCTAGTAGCTGACAAATTTGATCTTAAGATGCTCCGATCTCTCG GGCTTGTGCTAATGGAGTATGTAAGAAAAAGAGTAGAAGATGATACTTCTCTTGCCCCAAGTGTTGTCCAAGAACTCAGCCTTTTGGATAGTTGTAACTTGTTGAAAACGCATGTAGATGATACTGTAGACATTGAGGAGATTCTGACTGATATCTGCAACAAGaagtcaaaaaagaaaacacggAAAAG GAGC